From the genome of Paraburkholderia largidicola:
AGAGGGATGCGCCCCATTTCATATGAAGTTCTGCAGCATCAAAATTACGAATGCCATTACAAGGAAGATTGAGAAAGCGTTTAAGGGGTGGTTTAAACGCAACGACAAAGTCGCAAAGCCGATTCAATCAGATATTCTCCGCGCCACGATAGCATTCGTTATCGGAATATGGAGAAAAGATGAAAAAGCTCGTACTCTCGACCCTCTCGCTCGCTTTGTTTGGCACGGCTGGTGCCGCGCACGCTCAGAATTCCGTCACGCTCTACGGCCTGCTCGATACGGGCCTGACGTACTCCAGCAATTCTGGCGGCCATAGCAACATCCAGCAGGCCAGCGGCATCCTGAACGGCAACCGTTGGGGCCTGCGTGGTTCGGAAGATCTCGGCAACGGCCTGAAGGCAATCTTCACACTGGAAAGCGGCTTCAATCTGTCGAACGGCAACATGGGCCAGAACAGCCGCCTGTTCGGCCGCCAGGCCTTCGTCGGGCTTGCAAGCAACCAGTACGGCTCCGTCACGCTCGGCCGCCAGTACGACAATCTCGTCGACAACCTGGGCCCGCTGTCGCTGAACGGCACGCAATACGGCGGCACGCTCGCCTCGCACCCGTACGACAACGACAACCTCAACAACTCGTTCCGCGTCAGCAACTCGGTCAAGTATCAGAGCGTCGATTACGCAGGCTTCAAGGTCGGCGCGATGTATGGCTTCTCGAACGAAGCGGACGGCTTCTCGGACAACCGCGCGTATAGCGTCGGCGCGACGTACACGTTCGGCGGCCTGAAGGTTGCGGCGGCTTACCTGCAACTGAACGGCGCAGGCACGAGCAATTCGAGCGGCGCCGTGAGCAGCGACGCCACCTTCACGGCTTCGCGTCAACGCACGTACGGCGCGGGCGTCAGCTACGCGTTCGGCCCGGCTAACGTCGGCTTCGTGTTCACGCAGACGCAACTGGCGAATGCGACGTCGATCGGCGCAACGGCATCGGGCACGTCGAGCGGCTTCACGCTGAACGGCTCGGGCGCGCACTTCACCAACTTCGAACTGAATGGCCGTTACGCGCTCTCGCCGGCGTGGACGCTGTCGGGTGCCTACACGTACACCGATGCAAGCCTGCAAGGCGTCGATCCGAAGTACCACCAGATCACGCTGCAAACGGATTACGCACTGTCGAAGCGCACCGATGTGTATGCTGAAGCGGCGTATCAGCATGTCGGCAGCACGGGCAACTCGGGTGTTACCGCGCATATCGTCGGCGTGAGCGCTTCGTCGACGGATTCGCAAGTGGTCGGCACCGTCGGTATCCGTCACCGCTTCTAAGCCGTGAGTCACGCATCTCATTCATCGCGGGATTTGCGGGGCGTGCTCTAACCGGGTGCGTGCCGCGTCTGCTGCGAGAGTTTGACTGACGCGCGTCCCGTTCCGGCGGGGCGCGCGTTTGCGCTTTTACGAGCGGATCTGTGTACGCATCTGTCGCACAGCTATAATCGCGCTCGACTGTCGCAAAGGAAGCTTCACTCGTGAAAAAAATCCATGTCGTTGCGTTGGCCGCACTCGTGCTCGCAGGTTGCTCGTCTGCCGAAAAGGAGGCGCGCCAGGCCCAGGAATACGAGCACAACGAAACCAGCCTTGCCGCTGCACAGCGCAATGCGGCCGTCGATTGCAACGGCGCGCAGTGCGACGCCGCGTGGGTAGCGACGAAGCGCTATGTCGAGCAGCATTCCGATACCTCCGTCACGCGCGCGGACGCCGTGGCGATCGAAACCGATGTGCCTTACAGCTCAGGGAAGGTGTCGTTCTCGGCGACGCGTGTCGCGCACCCCGGTGGCGCGACGCTCACGCTGTTCGCGCAGTGTCGCGGCATGTATGGGCCGGACAACGCGAAGGGCTCGGACTATGACGACTGCGCAAGCAAGATCCTGAAAACGCAGAATGGGTATGTCGCGTTTGTCAGGAAGCAGGTGTCGGGGCAATAAGTCGCGCTGATTCGGCGGCGGCGCGCAGGGCGGTTGCGGCATGTCGTCGAGTGCGGCAGGGCAGCAGCGTTGCGCGGCATCAGGCGGCCAACACGGCTTCCTCGAAGACGCCGGGCGCGACGCTCTCGCCCAGCTTACCCAACTCTACTTCGACGGCATCGTGGAGCACTTCGACGAGTTGCCGTTGCGCATCGCGCTTCGCGGCAGCCGCTTTCTTCGTCTTGCCGGCGCGCGACGGCGGCTGGCACGCGTCGCACACGACGTTGTGCTGCAGGTCATGCTTGTGACCAATAAACTTGCCGCTGCAACGGCTACAGGGCGTCAGTTGCAGGAGGTCGGCATCGAAGAAGCGCACCAGCGTCCAGGCACGCGTCAGGTCGAGCACCGATTCGCTCTGGCTGTGATGGCAATGTTCCAGATAGAGGCGGTAGCCTTTGGTCAGCGCATCCAGATGCGAGCAGCGCGCTTCGTCTCTCAGGAAACGGTACGTGTTGTAGAAGAGTGAAGCGTGGATGTTTGCAAGCCACGTCGTATACCAGTCGGCGGAGAACGGCAGCATGCCCTTGGGCGGCGACACGCCCTTGACCTCGCGATACAGACGGATCAAGCGGTCGCGCGAGAGCGTCAGTTCGGTTTCGAGCACTTGCATCCGCGCGCCCAGTTCGATCAGTGCGATCGCGCGGAACACTTCCTGTGCGTCTTCGGCGAGGCTTTTCTTCGACATGGCAACGCCTGGGTTTAACCGGACTGGGTTGCGGGCTGACCCGCTAGCAAGATGGCGGCGTGCGTGGCGGTCACTTCCGCGTGCTTCGAGGTATGCGTCAATGCCGACAGCAGCGCGTGATCGTTGAAGCGGAACGAGCAAAGAAGCTGCTCTGAACTGGCCAGCTTGACGATTTGCGCGAGTGACAGACCGGCGAGAATGTCGGCCACTTGCGACGACAGGCCCAGACGGAACATGCCGACTGCCCTGTCCTCTCGGAGGATGCGCTGCGCAAGCATGATGTACGACAGATTGATTTCGCGGATCTGTTCGATCACTTCGCTGCTACGGTCCATTTTCTACTCCCCATTCCCCGAATGCTTTCTGGCTTTTTGCCGGAATGCGAAATTCATTCTGCGGGTTGCCGCGTTGAACCACACACGCGCGGCGAATGGAAATAATTGTATGAAGTGACTTTCTGACAGGCCATTTGTTTTTTACAAAGGCTTTATGGATCTAATTTTAAATAAGAAACGCCAACTGATTTATATGGTTTTTCGATGCGTTGTGAATCGGATTTATCTGGTCTGAATGCGATCGCAGGCATTTGACTATGATTTCACAAAAGTACTGTCATCCTCGAGCACGCGGATTGCTACGCGGTTCTTTAACGGGAGGCGACTGGGAGGCCGTCTGGCGAGATTTCTGCTGCCAGGTAGTTGATGGCGAAGTTAATCGCGATCTGCGCGTGAATGTCAGGTGGCAGGATATGCCACCTGACACGGTCGCCTCGAATCTCGGGCTTGCGGCTCTCGATATTTGCGGTCTGTTCAGCCGAGGACGTTTGATATCTCTTGCGCGGCGCAGGGGAAAGCCGGCGACCGCGTCGAGGTCACTTGTCAGCCTTGCCCAGATCACGCAGACGCTTGCCGGCCATCAGGTCGTTACCCAGCTTCTCGAGCGAGACACCGCGAGTCTCGGGTACATAAAAGAACACCACGACCGCGAAGATCACATTGAGGATGGCATACAGCACGAAGGTGTTCGCTTCGCCAACCGTCGACAACAGGCTGAGGAACGTGGCCGCGACGGCCATGTTGGCCACCCAGTTGACCAGGGTTGAGACAGCGATGCCGAAGTCCCGTCCCTGCTGGGGTTGAATCTCCGAGCAGAGAATCCACACAAGAGGACCCGCCGACATGGCGAAGCCTGCGATGAAGAGCAGCAGCGCCGCGACAGCCAGAATCTGCGCCGTGAGACCTGCCACGCCGGCATGCAGCAGAAACCCGAGAGAGCACATTCCGAATGCCATGACCGCGCATCCCGCGTAGAGAATCGGCTTGCGGCCCCAACGATCGACGAAGGCGATTGCGCCAAACGTTGCCACGACGTTGACAAGGCCGACGATGACGGTAGCCCACAATTGCTGCTCATGGGTGCCGAAGCCGGCCAGCGCGAAAATGCGCGGCGCGTAGTACATCACGACGTTGATGCCCGTGAGCTGCAGCACGATGCCGAGCAGCACCGAACGGCGAAAGTTCGGGTTCTTGCGCAGCAGGCTCCATCCCCGCTGGGGTCGCGTGTTGTCCTCGGTGACCTGTTCGAGTTCGGCTTGAACGTCAGCCGGATTGCAGTGGAGACGCTCGAGGACGGTGCGAGCTTCCGCTGCGCGGTTGCGCTGAAGCAGCCAGCGCGGACTGTCGGGGAGGGCGAGGACGCCCGCCAGGAAGATCGCGGCGGGGATCGCGATAACGCCCAGCATCCAGCGCCAGTCGGCCACGTAGGAAAGCCCGATGTTCGACAGGAAGGCCGCGAGAATCCCCACTGTAATCATCAGTTGATAAGTGGAGATCATGGCCCCGCGCACCTGTCTCGGCGCCACCTCCGAAAGATAGAGCGGCGCCGTGAAGGACGCCATGCCGACGGCGAGGCCCAGCAGCAGGCGCGCGCCGATCAGATCGGCGGGACTGCCCGCGAACCCCGACCATAGCGAGCCCACGATGAACAGTACCGCCGCCAGCGCAAGCGCGTAGCGGCGTCCGAGGCGCCACGACAGCCAGCCCGCGCTCAGTGCGCCGATTGCCGCGCCGACCATCATCGAACTGACGATCCATTCCTGCGAGCGGTCATTCAGAACGAAATGCTTCGCGATAAAGGGCAGGGCGCCTGAAATCACGCCGATGTCGAGACCGAACAGCAGGCCGGCGAGCGCTGCCATGAGGCAAACGAAGAGGCCATAGCGTCTGGATCTCGAACGGGTGGGGGCGATGCTGTCAGCGAGCGTGCTCATTTGATGTGTCTCCTGGGGGCTTCTCATATCAGTCATGGTCGGGCGCTTTGGCATCAATCGCCCATCTGTGTCCATGATCGAATATGAGAATTAGCGCTGGATGAGGGCACGCAATCCTTTCCGTCCCGCGCAATGCTCATTCGAAGCTAATTCACGGGCCTTAATCTGCTTCACATCAGCGGTGCATGTGAAGCGGGTTCACCAAACCTGTTTCATGTGCGCTGTGTCGGGTGGTGACGCAACACTGCGAGCGCCGCCCTTTACACGACAAGGAGCACATCATGTTTGCACGCCTTTCCCACCTCCTCGGAAAAATGGTGTCCGGCCACGACGTTTCTTCGCACGGCGACTATCTCGCGTCGTCGAGCGATCTGGCTGATCTCGAACGCCGCATGCGGCAGGTCGACGAGGAAGAGCACGCGTACCGCATGCCGTTTTGCGGATCGGTATCTCGCGATCAGAATTCGTTTGTCTCGAAGCATTGAGTCGTTTGCAGTATCGCGGCTCGTCCGGCAGACAGGCGGATCGAATCGTCACTGCGAGTCAATCGCTATGGCGAACCCGCTGCGCGTCAGGCAATGGTGTTTGCACATGTTTGCCTGACGCTTTCGCGTGGCACGAGAAGGCGCGTCGAGAGCCAGCAACCGATGCCCATCAACGCAATGACGTATGCCATTGGGCGCGGCGTGCCGTCCGCGAAGAAACCGATCAGCGCCGAGCCCGCAATACCGGCGCCATACTGTATCGAGCCGATCAGTGCGGAGACGGCGCCTGCGCGCTCGGGGCAAGCGCCAAGCGCACCCGTGATTGCATTGGCGTTGATGAAACCGTTGGTCGAGACGAAAAGGAACAGCGGCAGCACGAGGCCGGTCAAGCCGCCCCATCCCGATCCCGCATCGAACGCGAGGAGGGCACCCATGAGCCCCGCTACGATTGCGCCAAAACGCATCAGACGATCGCCGCCGAAACGCAGGACAAGCCGGGCGTTGACCTGGTTGGTGATCATGATGCCGACGATTCCCGCAGCGAACAGCACGCCGTAGTGCTGCGGCGACACGTGGTGATAGGTGATGTACGCGAACGGCGTACCCGCAACGTACGCAAAGATGCCGCCGTAGAAAAATCCTACGCTGACGGAATATCCGAGCACGCTTCGATTGCGCAACAGGCTGGCATAACCGGCAAGTGAGTTCCCGAGTGGTGCGCGAATGCGGCGCTCCCGGGGCAAGGTCTCAGGGAGGCAATAAAGCCCTGCGAGCGTTGCGATGCCGACGACGACGAGTACCCAGAAGATCGCCCGCCATGACGCAACGTGGAGAATCAGGCTACCGACGCTCGGTCCTATCAACGGCGCAATGGCCATGACGGTCATCAGCGTCGACATCATTTGCGCGGCGCGTGCGCCGCTGTACAGATCGCGCACCATGGCGCGGGAAATGACCACGCTTGCGCATGCGCCGACTGCTTGCAGCACGCGCCAGCCAATGAGGGTGTGTGCGTCCTGCGATATCGCGCAGCCAGCGGAGCCGAAGATAAAAAGAACAAGGCCGATTGCCACCGGTAACCGGCGGCCGTGACGATCGCTGACCGGTCCCCACAACAACTGGCCCAGGCTGAAGCCAATCAGATATCCCGAGATCGTCAGTTGCAGTGTGCCGGGGTCGGCGTGGAGCGCATCGGCCATGGCGGGTAATGCGGGAAGGTAGAGATCCGTCGAGATCGACGCGAAAGCCATCAACGTGCTGAGGATCAGCAGCGTCCGCACGCGATGATGTTGAGCATCATGCTTCGCGGCGGCGGTCGATTGATGGTCTGTTGGCATGAGCGGATGTGGTGGCGGTACCTGGCAATAGTATGGGCTACATCAGAAGCGTGAGGTGCTGATCGCGGCCGTAGTCAGTAAGCGGCGCGACGCTACAGGCATAATCGGGTGCCTCGGAAAGTGCTTCTGACGGGGTCCATATCTAGAGCGCCCGGCGACCTTCGACCGGGTACCCCGGGTCGGTGTAACCCGGCGTCGATGCATGTCCAGGTGGCACCAGGCTATCGACGAATTTTTCGTCGTCGGGTCCGAGTTGCAGGTTCAGCGCTTCGATATAGCTATCCCAATGCGCTTCCGTACGCGGACCCCCAATCGCCGCACTGACGAGCCGATTCTTGAGTACCCACGCCAGCGCGAACGCGATCGACGTCGTGCCGCGCCCGGCGGCGTGCGCCGCTACCTTTTGCGCAATCGCCAGCGACTCCGGCCGCCATTCCGTCTGCTGGATGCGCTTGTCGCCGCGGCCCGCCCGTGTGTCCGAGGGCGGGGGAGCATCCACTGCATACTTGCCCGTCAGCACGCCACGGGCAAGTGGGCTATAGGAGACGATGCCCACGCCGTAGTGCGCGGCCGCCGGCAACTGTTCAACCTCGGCAGTACGGTCCACCATGTTGTACAGCGGCTGGCTCGCAACCGGCCGGTCGATGCCGAGCTGATCGGCGAGCCGCACGATCTCGGCGATGCGCCAGCCCCGGAAGTTCGACACGCCGAAATAGCGCACCTTGCCCTGACGGATCAGATCGCCAATCGCACGCACGCCTTCTTCGAGCGGTGCATCGAGCAACGCGCGATGAAAGTACAGGACGTCGATGTAGTCGGTGCCCAGGCGCCTGAGGCTCGCCTCGACCGATTGCATGATCCACTTGCGCGACTGTCCCTGTTCGTTCGGACCTTGCGTGGTCGGATAGCCGAACTTCGTCGCAACCACCCAGCTATCGCGACGCTCGGCGATCGCGCGGCCGACGATTTCTTCCGAGCGGCCGGCGTGATAGACGTCAGCCGTGTCGATGAAGTTGATGCCCTGATCGAAAGCCTTGTCGATGATGCGTTTCGAAGTGGCTTCGTCGGTTTCGCCGCCGAACATCATCGCGCCCAGGCACAAGGGCGAAACCTTGAGGGCGCTGCGGCCCAGATATCCGTATTCCATGTCGTGTTCCTTCTGATTAACGAGCGGTGTAGCCGCCATCGACGGCGAGCGCGTGACCGATTACGAAACTCGCGCCTGGGCTGCACAACCAGAGCACGGCCGCGGCGATCTCATCGGACCGTCCGAGCCGGCCGATGGGCTGCTCCTTCATGAGCGCTTTCATCGCCTCGGGCTCGCGCGCCAGCATCTCCGCGACCATCGGCGTTTCAATGATGCCGGGGCACACGGCGTTGATGCGGACGCCTCTCGCTGCGTATTCGAGCGCGGCGCTTTTCGTGAGTCCGATGACGCCATGCTTCGACGCGTGATACACGCCACGTCCCGCAATACCCACGAGCCCGCCGAGCGACGAGCAGTTGACGATCGCGCCGTTTCGCTGTTCGCGCATCTGCAGCAGTTCGTATTTCATGCAATTCCACACGCCACGCAGGTTCACGCCGTTCACGCGTTCGAACTCGTCGCCGCTGGCGTCGGCCGTTTCGGCGACAGGACTGTTGATGCCTGCGTTGTTGTACGCCGCATCGAGATGTCCGTAGGTCGCGACAGTCAGATCGACCATCGCTTTGACTTGCGCCTCGTCGGCAACGTCGCAGCGTACGGCAAGCGCCTGATGACCTGAAGCGACAAGCCTGGCGGCGGCTGCTTTAACCGCGCCTTCGTCGACATCCGCGAGTACCACGGAAGCGCCTTCGGCGGCAAATGCCTGTGCTGCGGCAAGCCCCAGTCCTGAACCCGCGCCCGTCACCAGCGCGACCTTGCCTTGAAACATGCCGTTCATGTCCGTCTCACCTGAATGCTGACCAGGTGAAATGATAGGAATTTAGCGTCTATCGATAAAGACCTTAAAACTGCAAGCTCTTATGTCTCTCGTTCATGAATCAAACGACCGTGTTCAGGGGCGGTAGCGGAGCGCGTCGATCACTACGTTCATCGCACGCGAGGACTGGCGGCGGCTTGCGTAATACGCATGGAGGCCCGCGAATGTCGGCGACCAGTCTTCGAGCACCCAGACAAGGCGGCCCGCCGTGATATGCGGCTGAGCGACGTCTGCCGGAATGTAGGCGAGTCCATAACCCGACAAGGCCGCATCGAGCATCTGATAGGTGCCATTGAAGGCAAGCTGCCCCTCCACACGCACCTGGACCTCCCGCTGTCCTTTCCTTAGTTCCCATGCGTAGAAGCCGCCATGGGTAGGGAGACGCAGGTTGATGCAATTGTGGGCGATCAGGTCTTGCGGTTTCCTCGGGGCCGCGTGCTTTTGCAGGTAAGCGGGCGTGCCGACAACGGCCATGCGCATGTCGGGGCCGACACGGACGGCGATCATGTCCTTCGCGACCTGATCGCCGTTGCGAACGCCGATGTCATAGCGATCCGCGACGATATCCGAGAGACCGTAGTCCGTGATGATTTCGACCTTGATCTCGGGATAGCGACGAAGCACTTTAGACAGTCTTGGCCACAGGATGGTCCTGGTCGCGTAGTCGGTCGCCGTGATGCGGATCGTGCCCGCCGGCATATCGCGAAGTTCGGTGACGGCGGCCAGTTCGGCCTCGATTTCCTCGAAGCGAGGCGCGACAGTCTCGAGTAGTCGCTCGCCGGCCTCCGTCGGGGCGACGCTGCGCGTCGTGCGGGTCAGGAGCCGAAGACCGAGACGCGTTTCGAGCGCCCGGATCGTGTGGCTCAACGCTGATTGCGATACGCCGAGTTGGGCTGCGGCGCGTGTAAAACTGCGCTCGCGCGCGACGGCGATGAATGCAAGCAGGTCGTTGAAATTTTCGCGTGGCATTGATGAACCCGTTTCATAGGTGTATGCCGATTTTAGCGTCTAGTCAGACGGGGTATGCCTGGATATCTTTGTAAGGCCCGTGCTGGCTCGTGCGGCCTTTGGCATTGACACCCCGATTCTGGCTCCCCTCGCGCAAGGACATCACACGTGAACAGGTTCGTCATATTGCTCGGGTCGGTTTGCCTGACGCTTTCCGCCTGTTCGCAAATGCAAAGGAATATCACTATGGAAAAAAGCCATTCGCTTCCCCCCGTTCCGACGCCCGAGGACGTGCGTGCGGTCTCGCCAGCGCTCGAAAAGTATTCAACAGATGCGCTGTCAGGAGATGTGTGGAAGCGTCCACAACTGTCGCCGCGCGATCGCAGCATCGTGACGCTGTCGGTACTGATTGCACGCAATCAGACGGTCGAGTTGCCTCACCACCTCAACCTTGCACTCGATAACGGCGTCAAGCCGGGTGAGATCTCGGAGATCATTACGCATCTCGCGTTTTACTCGGGCTGGGCCAATGCGACATCGGCGGTCGGCGTCACGAAGGCCGTATTTGACCAGCGCGGCGTCAAGGCAGATCAGATACCGCCTGCCACGGTCAAGATGCTGCCGCTCGACGAAGCCACTGAGGCGAAGCGGGCGGGCACCGTGCAGCAAAATTTCGGCACCGTCGCGCCGGGCGTCGTGCAATTCACGACCGATGTGCTGTTCCGGGATCTCTGGTTGCGCCCCGGTCTCGCGCCACGCGACCGCAGCCTCGTGACGGTCAGCGCGCTCGTTGCCACGGGGCAGGTTGCGCAGATCGCCTATCACCTCAATCGTGCGATGGATAACGGCCTGA
Proteins encoded in this window:
- a CDS encoding porin encodes the protein MKKLVLSTLSLALFGTAGAAHAQNSVTLYGLLDTGLTYSSNSGGHSNIQQASGILNGNRWGLRGSEDLGNGLKAIFTLESGFNLSNGNMGQNSRLFGRQAFVGLASNQYGSVTLGRQYDNLVDNLGPLSLNGTQYGGTLASHPYDNDNLNNSFRVSNSVKYQSVDYAGFKVGAMYGFSNEADGFSDNRAYSVGATYTFGGLKVAAAYLQLNGAGTSNSSGAVSSDATFTASRQRTYGAGVSYAFGPANVGFVFTQTQLANATSIGATASGTSSGFTLNGSGAHFTNFELNGRYALSPAWTLSGAYTYTDASLQGVDPKYHQITLQTDYALSKRTDVYAEAAYQHVGSTGNSGVTAHIVGVSASSTDSQVVGTVGIRHRF
- a CDS encoding lipoprotein; its protein translation is MKKIHVVALAALVLAGCSSAEKEARQAQEYEHNETSLAAAQRNAAVDCNGAQCDAAWVATKRYVEQHSDTSVTRADAVAIETDVPYSSGKVSFSATRVAHPGGATLTLFAQCRGMYGPDNAKGSDYDDCASKILKTQNGYVAFVRKQVSGQ
- the flhC gene encoding flagellar transcriptional regulator FlhC, with amino-acid sequence MSKKSLAEDAQEVFRAIALIELGARMQVLETELTLSRDRLIRLYREVKGVSPPKGMLPFSADWYTTWLANIHASLFYNTYRFLRDEARCSHLDALTKGYRLYLEHCHHSQSESVLDLTRAWTLVRFFDADLLQLTPCSRCSGKFIGHKHDLQHNVVCDACQPPSRAGKTKKAAAAKRDAQRQLVEVLHDAVEVELGKLGESVAPGVFEEAVLAA
- the flhD gene encoding flagellar transcriptional regulator FlhD, with the protein product MDRSSEVIEQIREINLSYIMLAQRILREDRAVGMFRLGLSSQVADILAGLSLAQIVKLASSEQLLCSFRFNDHALLSALTHTSKHAEVTATHAAILLAGQPATQSG
- a CDS encoding sugar porter family MFS transporter, with protein sequence MPKRPTMTDMRSPQETHQMSTLADSIAPTRSRSRRYGLFVCLMAALAGLLFGLDIGVISGALPFIAKHFVLNDRSQEWIVSSMMVGAAIGALSAGWLSWRLGRRYALALAAVLFIVGSLWSGFAGSPADLIGARLLLGLAVGMASFTAPLYLSEVAPRQVRGAMISTYQLMITVGILAAFLSNIGLSYVADWRWMLGVIAIPAAIFLAGVLALPDSPRWLLQRNRAAEARTVLERLHCNPADVQAELEQVTEDNTRPQRGWSLLRKNPNFRRSVLLGIVLQLTGINVVMYYAPRIFALAGFGTHEQQLWATVIVGLVNVVATFGAIAFVDRWGRKPILYAGCAVMAFGMCSLGFLLHAGVAGLTAQILAVAALLLFIAGFAMSAGPLVWILCSEIQPQQGRDFGIAVSTLVNWVANMAVAATFLSLLSTVGEANTFVLYAILNVIFAVVVFFYVPETRGVSLEKLGNDLMAGKRLRDLGKADK
- a CDS encoding DUF3563 family protein is translated as MFARLSHLLGKMVSGHDVSSHGDYLASSSDLADLERRMRQVDEEEHAYRMPFCGSVSRDQNSFVSKH
- a CDS encoding multidrug effflux MFS transporter; translation: MPTDHQSTAAAKHDAQHHRVRTLLILSTLMAFASISTDLYLPALPAMADALHADPGTLQLTISGYLIGFSLGQLLWGPVSDRHGRRLPVAIGLVLFIFGSAGCAISQDAHTLIGWRVLQAVGACASVVISRAMVRDLYSGARAAQMMSTLMTVMAIAPLIGPSVGSLILHVASWRAIFWVLVVVGIATLAGLYCLPETLPRERRIRAPLGNSLAGYASLLRNRSVLGYSVSVGFFYGGIFAYVAGTPFAYITYHHVSPQHYGVLFAAGIVGIMITNQVNARLVLRFGGDRLMRFGAIVAGLMGALLAFDAGSGWGGLTGLVLPLFLFVSTNGFINANAITGALGACPERAGAVSALIGSIQYGAGIAGSALIGFFADGTPRPMAYVIALMGIGCWLSTRLLVPRESVRQTCANTIA
- a CDS encoding aldo/keto reductase, whose amino-acid sequence is MEYGYLGRSALKVSPLCLGAMMFGGETDEATSKRIIDKAFDQGINFIDTADVYHAGRSEEIVGRAIAERRDSWVVATKFGYPTTQGPNEQGQSRKWIMQSVEASLRRLGTDYIDVLYFHRALLDAPLEEGVRAIGDLIRQGKVRYFGVSNFRGWRIAEIVRLADQLGIDRPVASQPLYNMVDRTAEVEQLPAAAHYGVGIVSYSPLARGVLTGKYAVDAPPPSDTRAGRGDKRIQQTEWRPESLAIAQKVAAHAAGRGTTSIAFALAWVLKNRLVSAAIGGPRTEAHWDSYIEALNLQLGPDDEKFVDSLVPPGHASTPGYTDPGYPVEGRRAL
- a CDS encoding glucose 1-dehydrogenase, with translation MNGMFQGKVALVTGAGSGLGLAAAQAFAAEGASVVLADVDEGAVKAAAARLVASGHQALAVRCDVADEAQVKAMVDLTVATYGHLDAAYNNAGINSPVAETADASGDEFERVNGVNLRGVWNCMKYELLQMREQRNGAIVNCSSLGGLVGIAGRGVYHASKHGVIGLTKSAALEYAARGVRINAVCPGIIETPMVAEMLAREPEAMKALMKEQPIGRLGRSDEIAAAVLWLCSPGASFVIGHALAVDGGYTAR
- a CDS encoding LysR family transcriptional regulator, which translates into the protein MPRENFNDLLAFIAVARERSFTRAAAQLGVSQSALSHTIRALETRLGLRLLTRTTRSVAPTEAGERLLETVAPRFEEIEAELAAVTELRDMPAGTIRITATDYATRTILWPRLSKVLRRYPEIKVEIITDYGLSDIVADRYDIGVRNGDQVAKDMIAVRVGPDMRMAVVGTPAYLQKHAAPRKPQDLIAHNCINLRLPTHGGFYAWELRKGQREVQVRVEGQLAFNGTYQMLDAALSGYGLAYIPADVAQPHITAGRLVWVLEDWSPTFAGLHAYYASRRQSSRAMNVVIDALRYRP
- a CDS encoding carboxymuconolactone decarboxylase family protein — translated: MEKSHSLPPVPTPEDVRAVSPALEKYSTDALSGDVWKRPQLSPRDRSIVTLSVLIARNQTVELPHHLNLALDNGVKPGEISEIITHLAFYSGWANATSAVGVTKAVFDQRGVKADQIPPATVKMLPLDEATEAKRAGTVQQNFGTVAPGVVQFTTDVLFRDLWLRPGLAPRDRSLVTVSALVATGQVAQIAYHLNRAMDNGLTRDEASEVMTQLAFYAGWPKVFSALPVVKDVFEKRAH